In Mycolicibacterium alvei, a single window of DNA contains:
- a CDS encoding SMP-30/gluconolactonase/LRE family protein yields the protein MGWEKHIGRVGALAVALGIGSAVAAVPGVAWAQPDGASSAGTSDSPAGGSPGAAKDDDEPSASAASNDAVAESGESPSATDAEEPPTSKRRSNGGTSAAAPDTLGEAQVDTAEQDLDSESRRISGDGDDAESTTVATPPTTDEPATAAPAPPVETQTAPVPENASDAADAAAEEPPATVVTPLSAPQEITDDSEEPETPAAAPLLWTILSSARRYFGEQITETATPAVSAPTGQAGSADDVAAAAPSSSIPGNPDGPVVFGVDGTRYQVTSNGVVTRVSILDEDGQIILTTDEIPGSSTTFTEAVARPDGTLIVVTTDERGNRSVVSAVDNQGNVTRIAAVTGAPKSTPLVGSDGALYFRTEIPRPFGPFGETIDYRYVRISPANTVRSFAADTDVQLEPDGSAYLVSSWFGFSTLRAIDPNGVTRAIPLPYGADPSAPILAQDGNIYVTAGVRSFFGTKSTRVYTVTDDSHTVRAVRGLPGETVVTADGLYLETFTYDGSTDNLTGTTYISRITVTAIATSDVIDGRIAGFQVTPGGTVYAPLNAASSDAATVAVVDSDGDVSTAILPGTLVLPGESGVVVGGASAAENFGYFIYTADGAEHVAVLNPDGTVARTVGLPLGATQSEVFFGPDGAAYVVLQYRDAQGQYSSQQILALSNDTYTPLVPGRSFFTTPTSRPNVRFGPDGTGYLITNSAPGGSYPSLEVLGFNAAGETVSRASGLPHPVLEYDTSASDSRVLVFAPDGTAYVTTYGPVGAGVYAVTPSGAEKVLDLDYQQLGNVTTPSFSADGTGYVTTSGGGQGTAVIRIPSLGT from the coding sequence ATGGGGTGGGAAAAGCACATCGGCCGCGTGGGTGCATTGGCCGTAGCGCTGGGTATCGGCTCCGCGGTGGCGGCCGTGCCGGGCGTGGCGTGGGCACAACCCGACGGTGCGAGCTCGGCCGGTACGTCGGACAGTCCCGCCGGCGGTTCGCCCGGAGCGGCCAAGGACGACGACGAACCGTCCGCCTCCGCAGCATCGAACGATGCTGTCGCCGAATCTGGCGAGAGCCCCTCGGCCACAGATGCCGAGGAGCCGCCGACGAGCAAGCGGCGCTCCAACGGCGGCACGAGTGCCGCGGCGCCGGACACGCTCGGCGAGGCGCAAGTCGACACTGCTGAGCAGGATCTTGATTCGGAATCTCGACGCATATCCGGAGATGGCGACGACGCCGAGTCCACCACGGTGGCGACCCCGCCGACAACCGACGAACCTGCTACAGCCGCACCGGCCCCGCCGGTCGAGACGCAGACGGCGCCGGTCCCCGAGAACGCGAGTGACGCCGCCGACGCCGCCGCGGAGGAACCGCCTGCGACGGTGGTGACGCCGTTGTCCGCGCCCCAGGAGATCACCGACGACAGTGAAGAACCCGAGACTCCCGCCGCCGCTCCGCTGCTGTGGACGATACTGTCCTCTGCCCGACGATATTTCGGCGAGCAGATCACGGAGACAGCCACCCCCGCCGTGTCCGCGCCCACCGGTCAGGCGGGGTCGGCCGACGATGTCGCGGCCGCCGCGCCGTCGAGTTCGATCCCGGGAAACCCCGACGGACCCGTGGTGTTCGGCGTCGACGGCACCCGCTACCAAGTCACCTCCAACGGGGTGGTCACCCGGGTCAGCATCCTCGACGAGGACGGCCAGATCATCCTCACCACCGACGAGATCCCCGGGTCGAGCACCACATTCACTGAAGCCGTGGCGCGACCCGACGGCACGCTGATCGTGGTGACCACGGACGAGCGTGGCAACCGCTCGGTCGTCTCAGCCGTGGACAACCAGGGCAACGTGACCAGGATTGCCGCGGTGACCGGTGCGCCGAAATCGACGCCGCTGGTCGGCTCCGACGGCGCCCTGTACTTCCGCACCGAGATCCCCCGCCCGTTCGGTCCGTTCGGGGAGACCATCGACTACCGCTATGTCCGAATCTCCCCGGCCAACACCGTGCGGTCGTTCGCAGCGGACACGGATGTGCAGCTGGAGCCGGACGGAAGCGCCTACCTGGTGTCGTCCTGGTTCGGCTTCTCGACCTTGCGCGCGATCGACCCCAATGGGGTGACGCGGGCGATCCCGCTGCCCTACGGCGCCGATCCGAGCGCACCGATCCTGGCGCAGGACGGAAACATCTATGTCACCGCGGGCGTCCGAAGCTTCTTCGGCACCAAGTCGACCCGGGTGTACACGGTCACCGACGACTCACACACGGTGCGCGCCGTCCGCGGTCTGCCCGGCGAGACGGTGGTGACAGCCGACGGTCTCTATCTGGAGACCTTCACCTACGACGGATCCACCGACAACCTGACCGGGACGACGTACATCTCCAGGATCACCGTGACCGCCATCGCCACCTCTGATGTGATCGACGGCCGCATCGCGGGATTCCAGGTGACCCCGGGCGGCACCGTCTACGCGCCGCTCAACGCGGCTTCCTCGGACGCCGCGACCGTCGCGGTGGTCGACAGTGACGGCGATGTGAGCACCGCGATCCTGCCGGGCACGCTGGTGTTGCCGGGTGAGAGCGGCGTCGTCGTCGGCGGCGCGAGCGCCGCCGAGAACTTCGGCTACTTCATCTACACCGCGGACGGCGCCGAGCACGTGGCAGTGTTGAACCCCGACGGCACCGTCGCGCGCACTGTCGGCCTGCCACTGGGCGCGACCCAGAGCGAGGTGTTCTTCGGCCCCGACGGCGCGGCGTACGTGGTGCTTCAGTATCGCGATGCGCAGGGCCAGTACAGTTCCCAGCAGATCCTCGCGCTGTCCAACGACACGTACACCCCGTTGGTACCCGGACGTTCGTTCTTCACCACACCCACGAGCCGGCCCAATGTCCGGTTCGGGCCGGACGGCACCGGCTACCTCATCACCAACTCCGCCCCCGGTGGCTCGTACCCGAGCCTCGAGGTGCTTGGATTCAATGCGGCGGGCGAAACCGTATCCCGCGCAAGCGGTCTACCCCACCCGGTGCTCGAATACGACACCAGCGCCTCTGACTCCCGGGTCCTGGTGTTCGCACCCGACGGCACCGCGTACGTGACCACTTACGGTCCCGTCGGTGCCGGCGTCTATGCGGTGACCCCCTCCGGTGCGGAGAAGGTTCTCGACCTCGACTATCAACAGCTGGGCAACGTCACCACCCCGTCCTTCAGCGCCGACGGGACCGGGTATGTGACGACGTCCGGCGGTGGCCAAGGCACGGCGGTCATACGCATTCCGTCGCTGGGCACCTGA